Proteins co-encoded in one Quercus robur chromosome 8, dhQueRobu3.1, whole genome shotgun sequence genomic window:
- the LOC126696424 gene encoding anthranilate N-methyltransferase-like, with protein sequence MEAGGGQSQTRRNRTASQVQPQTTDTPTQAMFNKMFNVAMFNHTTIVIKKILESYKGFEQLRQLVDVGGGVGVTINLITTRYPNIKGINFDLPHVIQHARPYPGVEHVEGDMFEKVPEGHVIFMKSILHDWSDEYCLKLLKNCYNAIPNDGKVIVVEAVIPTMPNISTPMKSTYQLDMLMMTQYTGGKERTQEEIMALANMAGFSGIKFECSVCDLWVMEFFK encoded by the exons ATGGAAGCAGGTGGCGGACAGTCTCAGACACGCCGAAACAGAACCGCTTCACAAGTGCAACCTCAGACCACGGATACACCAACTCAGGCAATGTTTAATAAGATGTTTAACGTAGCAATGTTCAACCACACTACTATTGTCATCAAGAAGATCCTTGAGTCTTACAAAGGTTTTGAGCAACTCAGGCAACTAGTCGATGTTGGTGGTGGTGTAGGAGTTACCATTAACTTAATCACTACTAGATACCCCAATATCAAGGGCATTAATTTCGACTTGCCTCATGTTATACAACATGCTCGACCTTATCCTG GTGTGGAACATGTAGAAGGAGATATGTTTGAGAAAGTTCCTGAAGGACATGTCATTTTTATGAAG TCGATACTTCATGATTGGAGTGACGAATACTGCTTGAAGCTGTTAAAAAATTGCTACAATGCTATCCCTAATGATGGAAAGGTTATTGTTGTAGAGGCAGTTATTCCAACTATGCCCAATATTAGCACTCCTATGAAGAGCACCTATCAATTGGATATGTTAATGATGACTCAATACACTGGAGGAAAGGAAAGGACCCAAGAAGAAATCATGGCCTTGGCAAACATGGCTGGATTTAGTGGCATCAAATTTGAATGTTCTGTCTGTGATCTGTGGGTTATGGAGTTTTTCAAGTAA
- the LOC126696425 gene encoding uncharacterized protein LOC126696425: MESKVLERIQHIKLTTDEDEAMAIQLVQRDKILEEFSLSLIGRFLTKKPINLRAAKSLLRSMWKLGDDLKIIDVGEGLLQYEFSLESQLMWVWNNGPWCFDNHLLALRQWEKRMSFRSVTFLKQPFWIQVWGLPFDLINEEAGNDIGRSIGELVEVDCKAFKSNQSRFLQIRVEVPLNKPLRRGGPMISLEGVTTKGLLV, encoded by the coding sequence ATGGAGTCTAAAGTCCTTGAACGCATACAGCATATAAAGCTTACAACGGATGAAGATGAGGCTATGGCAATCCAATTAGTACAAAGAGATAAAATATTAGAGGAATTCTCCCTAAGCCTCATAGGAAGATTCCTCACGAAGAAGCCAATTAACTTAAGAGCTGCCAAAAGCTTGTTGCGGTCTATGTGGAAACTTGGCGACGACTTAAAGATCATTGACGTAGGGGAGGGACTGCTTCAATATGAGTTCTCGTTGGAAAGCCAACTGATGTGGGTTTGGAATAATGGGCCATGGTGTTTTGATAATCATCTTTTGGCTCTTCGACAATGGGAAAAAAGAATGTCATTCAGGTCCGTGACATTTCTAAAACAACCATTCTGGATTCAAGTGTGGGGGCTGCCTTTTGACTTGATTAATGAGGAGGCGGGCAACGATATTGGTAGGAGCATAGGAGAGTTGGTGGAGGTGGATTGTAAAGCATTCAAGTCGAACCAATCCAGATTCTTACAGATACGTGTGGAAGTCCCGTTGAACAAACCACTCAGGCGAGGAGGTCCGATGATCAGCCTAGAAGGGGTGACAACCAAAGGCCTTTTAGTATGA
- the LOC126696857 gene encoding caffeic acid 3-O-methyltransferase-like — MAFLKESNPRNLDNDQREEKSFSCAMQLSTSIVLPMVLHSAIELGVFDILTKAGPGAKLSPSQIVAQMPTKNPDAAMMLDRILKLLVSHSVLGCTVVADEDFGSFQRLYSLTPVSEYFVTNEDGVSLGPFMALIQDQVFIKCWSQLNGAILEGGIPFNRTYGTHFFKYTDLDPRFNKVFNVAISNRTTIVIKKILESYKGFEQLRQLVDVGGGLGVTINLITTRYPNIKGINFDLPHVIQHARPYPGVEHVEGDMFENVPEGHVIFMKTILHDWSDEYCLKLLKNCYNAIPNDGKVVVVEAVIPTMPNISTPMKSTYQLDMLMMTLHTGGKERTQEEIMALATMAGFSGIKFECSVCDLWVMEFFK, encoded by the exons ATGGCCTTTCTAAAAGAATCCAATCCAAGAAATCTTGATAATgatcaaagagaagaaaagagttTCTCCTGTGCCATGCAGCTCTCGACCTCCATTGTGCTGCCCATGGTCTTGCACTCGGCCATTGAGCTTGGGGTTTTTGATATCTTAACCAAAGCGGGTCCTGGAGCCAAGCTCTCTCCCTCGCAGATTGTAGCTCAGATGCCCACCAAGAACCCCGACGCAGCCATGATGCTGGACCGCATTCTCAAGCTGCTGGTCAGCCACTCTGTGCTTGGTTGCACCGTGGTTGCTGATGAGGACTTTGGGTCTTTCCAGAGGCTCTACAGTCTTACTCCTGTGTCTGAGTACTTTGTGACTAATGAAGATGGCGTGTCATTGGGTCCCTTCATGGCCTTGATTCAAGACCAAGTCTTTATAAAATGCTG GTCCCAACTGAACGGTGCAATTCTTGAGGGAGGAATTCCATTCAATAGGACTTATGGCACGCATTTCTTCAAGTATACAGACTTGGACCCCAGATTTAATAAGGTGTTTAACGTAGCAATATCCAACCGCACCACTATTGTCATCAAGAAGATCCTTGAGTCTTACAAAGGTTTTGAGCAACTCAGGCAACTAGTCGATGTTGGTGGTGGTCTAGGAGTTACCATTAACCTAATAACTACTAGATACCCCAATATCAAGGGCATTAATTTCGACTTGCCTCATGTTATACAACATGCTCGACCTTATCCTG GTGTGGAACATGTAGAAGGAGATATGTTTGAGAACGTTCCTGAAGGACATGTCATTTTTATGAAG ACGATACTTCATGATTGGAGTGACGAATACTGCTTGAAGCTGTTAAAAAATTGCTACAATGCTATCCCAAATGATGGAAAGGTTGTTGTTGTAGAGGCAGTTATTCCAACTATGCCCAATATTAGCACTCCTATGAAGAGCACCTATCAATTGGATATGTTAATGATGACTCTACACACTGGAGGAAAGGAAAGGACCCAAGAAGAAATCATGGCCTTGGCAACCATGGCTGGATTTAGTGGCATCAAATTTGAATGTTCTGTCTGTGATCTGTGGGTTATGGAGTTTTTCAAGTAA